A stretch of Paenibacillus peoriae DNA encodes these proteins:
- a CDS encoding siroheme decarboxylase subunit beta, giving the protein MDLDSNDRKLLNRLQIGLPLVRRPWNAIAEELELRQEDVLQRLERLKKEGFIRRIGGVFNPAGLGFRGCLYAMAVREELFYQTAAVVNRYRGVTHNYRRRSRLNMWFTLTSRTEEERGAILETIREAAGGPLLYEFPSEQLFKLKVFLNMEETADASAITPSPNLNGVATSKQEPCKIEITDVQLIRELQGDLPLSTEPYTEIANKTGCSLEEVFLRLQALQAGGALKRIGAVLKHREAGFSANGLFICVLPEEHIPEAGKRLADYSEVSHCYKRRTHPDWPYNLYAMIHGPDEASVRKVAEQFVRREDIKDYDILFSTEELKKTSFSI; this is encoded by the coding sequence GTGGACCTGGATTCGAACGACCGGAAGCTGCTGAATCGGCTGCAAATCGGGCTTCCTCTGGTCAGACGCCCTTGGAATGCCATTGCGGAGGAACTGGAATTACGCCAGGAAGATGTGCTTCAAAGGCTTGAAAGGCTGAAGAAAGAGGGATTCATCCGGCGGATCGGCGGGGTGTTTAATCCGGCGGGACTGGGATTTAGAGGCTGTTTGTATGCGATGGCAGTCAGGGAGGAGCTTTTTTACCAGACCGCTGCTGTCGTCAACAGGTATAGAGGCGTAACCCATAACTACCGCCGGCGCAGCAGGCTCAATATGTGGTTCACGCTGACTTCCCGGACCGAGGAAGAACGGGGGGCTATTCTTGAAACGATCCGTGAAGCGGCGGGAGGGCCGCTGCTATATGAGTTTCCCTCCGAGCAATTATTCAAACTAAAGGTCTTTCTGAATATGGAAGAAACGGCTGATGCATCAGCCATTACACCCAGCCCGAACTTGAATGGAGTCGCAACCTCCAAACAGGAACCATGCAAAATAGAAATAACGGATGTGCAGCTGATCCGCGAACTGCAGGGAGATCTTCCGTTGTCAACTGAACCGTATACCGAGATTGCCAATAAGACAGGTTGCAGCTTGGAAGAGGTGTTTCTGCGCTTGCAGGCACTGCAGGCAGGAGGAGCACTCAAACGAATCGGAGCCGTTCTAAAGCATAGGGAAGCGGGATTTTCAGCAAATGGCCTGTTCATCTGCGTACTTCCTGAGGAGCATATACCTGAGGCAGGAAAAAGGCTGGCCGATTATTCGGAAGTCAGCCACTGCTACAAGCGCCGGACGCACCCCGATTGGCCGTATAATTTATACGCCATGATTCATGGACCCGATGAAGCGTCTGTTCGGAAAGTTGCGGAGCAATTTGTTCGGCGGGAAGACATCAAGGATTACGATATTCTGTTCAGCACGGAAGAATTGAAGAAAACGAGCTTTTCGATCTAA
- a CDS encoding MmcQ/YjbR family DNA-binding protein, with product MFEQIVAYGLSQKEAVKDYPFGADPLVLKVGGKMFALLTEKDGISHVSLKCDPVIAVNLREQNKAIKPGYHLNKKHWNTIEVDATFPLEDLYSMIDHSYELVFKSLTKAQREAITMRIRATDL from the coding sequence GTGTTTGAGCAAATTGTAGCATATGGTTTGAGCCAAAAAGAGGCCGTTAAGGATTACCCGTTTGGTGCTGATCCCCTGGTACTCAAAGTAGGGGGCAAGATGTTTGCTCTCCTGACTGAAAAGGATGGTATTAGCCATGTATCCTTGAAATGTGATCCAGTCATTGCGGTAAATTTGCGTGAACAAAACAAGGCGATTAAGCCAGGCTATCATTTAAATAAAAAGCATTGGAATACGATTGAGGTTGATGCTACCTTCCCACTGGAGGATTTGTACAGCATGATCGACCATTCGTATGAGCTGGTCTTCAAGAGCTTAACCAAAGCGCAACGTGAAGCGATTACGATGAGAATACGGGCAACGGATCTGTAA
- a CDS encoding nitroreductase family protein, whose product MSELVNIIQERRSASKFIPDVTIDAKELEEIFQLVKFAPSAFNLQHARYIVVQDADTKQRLHDEASKQYKILTASATIVVLGDTEAYTKVADLNEGFLNLGVLSKQEYDSTVESVTQFYRERGPVFQREEAIRNASLSAMQFMLIAKDKGWDTCPMIGFDPAKVQEVLNIPEQFVPVMMITLGKEDESGQRARGYRKPVGQFVSYNGF is encoded by the coding sequence ATGAGCGAACTGGTGAATATTATTCAAGAGAGAAGATCAGCTTCTAAATTTATTCCTGATGTTACTATAGATGCAAAAGAACTAGAAGAAATATTTCAGTTGGTGAAGTTTGCTCCATCGGCTTTTAATTTACAGCATGCGCGTTATATCGTAGTGCAGGATGCGGATACCAAACAAAGACTGCATGATGAGGCAAGTAAGCAGTATAAAATATTAACGGCTTCGGCGACCATTGTAGTGTTGGGGGATACAGAAGCTTATACCAAGGTAGCTGACCTCAACGAAGGATTCCTGAATTTAGGTGTCCTGAGCAAGCAGGAATATGATAGTACAGTGGAATCGGTAACTCAGTTTTATCGCGAGCGGGGACCTGTCTTCCAGAGAGAAGAAGCGATCCGTAATGCCAGCCTGTCGGCTATGCAATTTATGCTGATTGCCAAGGACAAAGGCTGGGATACTTGCCCGATGATCGGTTTTGATCCGGCGAAGGTGCAGGAAGTATTGAATATTCCAGAGCAATTTGTGCCGGTGATGATGATTACCTTGGGTAAAGAGGACGAATCGGGTCAGCGGGCACGGGGATACCGCAAGCCGGTTGGACAATTTGTCAGCTACAATGGATTTTGA
- a CDS encoding ring-cleaving dioxygenase, with amino-acid sequence MSLKTAGIHHITSFAGDPQGNVDFYAGVLGLRLIKKTINFDAPEVYHLYFGNEEGSPGTIITFFPAPGTRKGKIGGGQVGITTYVVPSGALEYWENRLHSLKVSFTKANRFGESFIQFRDNEGLHLELVEREGGPLNKWTAGGVPTDKAIKGFGGAVLYSADSKHTQGVLENVLGMTLIGEDANAGYIRYQTTGDLGNLIDIPVKDVPWGNGGAGTVHHIAWRAQDDTEHQAWNEWVHQQGFGTSGIVDRQYFNAVYFREQGGILFEIATDPPGFTVDEELNELGHKLMLPEWYEPQRTQIESNLVPIEPRVLKQD; translated from the coding sequence ATGTCATTGAAAACCGCTGGAATTCACCATATCACGTCCTTTGCAGGCGACCCGCAGGGCAACGTTGATTTTTACGCAGGCGTACTTGGTCTGCGATTGATTAAAAAGACGATCAACTTTGATGCTCCAGAAGTATACCATTTGTACTTTGGTAATGAAGAGGGCAGCCCGGGAACAATCATTACTTTTTTTCCAGCTCCGGGTACACGCAAGGGTAAGATTGGAGGCGGACAGGTTGGGATTACGACGTATGTCGTGCCATCCGGTGCTTTGGAATACTGGGAAAACCGTCTGCACAGCTTGAAGGTATCTTTCACGAAGGCTAATCGTTTTGGCGAGTCATTCATCCAGTTCCGAGACAACGAGGGCTTACATCTGGAGTTGGTGGAGCGGGAAGGTGGCCCGTTGAACAAGTGGACAGCCGGGGGTGTGCCTACGGATAAAGCGATCAAGGGCTTTGGCGGGGCGGTACTGTACAGTGCGGATTCCAAACATACGCAAGGGGTGTTGGAGAACGTCCTGGGGATGACTCTCATCGGAGAAGACGCAAATGCAGGCTACATCCGCTATCAGACGACAGGTGATCTGGGCAACCTGATCGATATTCCGGTCAAAGATGTCCCGTGGGGGAATGGCGGTGCCGGTACGGTTCACCATATTGCCTGGCGCGCGCAGGATGATACGGAGCATCAAGCGTGGAACGAATGGGTTCACCAGCAGGGTTTTGGGACTAGTGGCATTGTAGATCGCCAATACTTCAATGCCGTATACTTCCGCGAGCAAGGCGGTATTCTATTCGAGATCGCAACCGATCCGCCCGGATTTACGGTGGATGAGGAATTGAATGAGTTGGGGCACAAGCTGATGCTGCCTGAATGGTATGAGCCTCAGCGCACCCAGATTGAGTCTAACCTGGTTCCCATTGAACCTAGAGTATTAAAACAGGATTAA
- a CDS encoding DEAD/DEAH box helicase, whose product MSFELTRRAIRQLCSQAAYDDGDAYYRAKRVAFTQIDHDEGVYEATVKGSSFYAVAAMIRSNGSIRAECTCSTFQNTGRYCKHIAAVLLNAHDIRRGKSLSVRSYASRLHPGTAPDTAGSLDSDGMYTSTDASYDHTARTARSSDITQGDLQLTDSMLKLFERKRPLRSTPTLLDTRAVLDFQFVIRPFAYGYQKYMFGVEMKAGPKRLYIVQKIRPFLDSIDRGDSYMFTKSFSYEPELYRFRPEHDAILQQLSQVCHHERMIRETSGTYSSSGSHMSGERMLLIPPAAWEKLLPLLTAAQGVYFEIHGNMNEGIPQSDLMLPLQFEFDEVEAETEGYQLSIQGLDDLTIMEDYGVVIADGKLVKQKADPLRRLSELKRMVEVHHRRKVQIAPEQMESFMDKVVPGLMKLGRVHITRSVSDRVTQQPLKAKLYLDRVRDKLLAGLEFQYGDIIINPLETDARTPGNDRILIRDGEQEQRILELMEHSSFARTDSGYFMEDEDAEYDFLYHTVPQLEKLLDVYATGAVKAKINNTLPTPRIRAEWDERTDWLEFKFDMEGIPEPEIRKLLKSLEEKQKYHRLPNGALLPLETEEYKELIRFMNETGIRKSDLDAAQIRVPVTQGLYLIDPHDHGKNLTLGKTFRQLLENIRNPDHLDFPVPDMLAPILRDYQVYGFQWLKTLAHYRFGGILADDMGLGKTLQSIAFLVSVLPEIRSQQLPAMIVSPASLVYNWRNELEKFAPHIRVTIADGSPEERGRIIRDAASYDVVITSYPLLRRDADVYSKPSFHTLILDEAQAFKNHATQTAQAVKDVKARYRFALTGTPVENTLEELWSIFDVVFPALFPGGKRAFHNLPRNVIAKRVRPFLLRRLKSDVLKELPEKIESVQVSRLLPDQKKLYTAYLAKLQHETLKHLNEEGFQKNRIKILAGLTRLRQLCCHPGLFIEGYTGSSAKFEQLLEIITECLSSGKRMLIFSQFTTMLQMIGRELAREGVSYFYLDGQTPALERVELCNRFNEGERELFLISLKAGGTGLNLTGADTVILYDLWWNPAVEEQATNRAHRMGQKKVVQVIRLVAQGTVEDKMYELQQKKKNMIDQVIQPGQETLSALTELEIRELLMI is encoded by the coding sequence ATGAGTTTTGAACTTACCCGACGAGCCATCAGACAACTATGCAGTCAAGCCGCTTATGACGACGGGGATGCCTATTACCGGGCCAAAAGAGTGGCCTTTACACAAATAGATCATGATGAAGGTGTATACGAAGCTACGGTCAAAGGAAGCAGCTTTTATGCTGTTGCGGCGATGATCCGATCCAATGGAAGTATCCGAGCAGAATGCACCTGTAGCACATTTCAGAACACCGGTCGATATTGTAAACATATCGCAGCTGTTCTCCTTAACGCCCATGATATACGCCGTGGAAAGAGTCTGTCTGTGCGCTCCTATGCCTCCAGACTTCATCCCGGTACTGCCCCAGATACAGCAGGAAGCCTAGATTCAGACGGGATGTACACATCTACAGATGCTTCATATGATCACACTGCTAGAACAGCACGATCCTCTGACATCACACAAGGCGATCTCCAGCTGACCGACAGTATGTTAAAACTATTTGAACGCAAGCGACCGCTTCGCAGCACGCCTACCCTGCTGGATACTCGTGCGGTCTTGGATTTTCAGTTCGTGATCCGACCTTTTGCCTACGGTTACCAAAAATATATGTTTGGTGTAGAAATGAAGGCTGGTCCCAAACGATTATATATCGTCCAGAAAATTCGTCCGTTTCTGGATAGTATTGACCGTGGGGATAGCTACATGTTCACGAAAAGCTTCTCGTACGAGCCTGAGCTGTACCGCTTCCGACCTGAACATGACGCTATTCTCCAGCAATTATCCCAGGTGTGCCACCATGAGCGTATGATTCGGGAAACCTCAGGTACGTATTCATCTTCAGGTAGTCATATGAGCGGTGAACGAATGCTCCTCATCCCGCCTGCGGCTTGGGAAAAGCTGCTCCCCTTGCTGACAGCAGCACAGGGCGTCTACTTTGAAATTCACGGAAACATGAACGAGGGTATTCCCCAGTCCGACCTGATGCTTCCGCTGCAATTTGAATTTGATGAGGTTGAGGCCGAAACCGAAGGCTACCAGCTAAGCATACAAGGATTGGATGACTTGACCATCATGGAAGACTATGGTGTCGTCATTGCCGATGGCAAGCTTGTCAAACAGAAAGCCGACCCCTTACGGCGTTTGTCCGAGCTAAAACGGATGGTAGAAGTACACCACAGGCGAAAAGTTCAGATCGCGCCAGAGCAGATGGAATCTTTTATGGACAAGGTTGTACCCGGGTTAATGAAGCTCGGACGTGTTCATATAACACGTTCCGTCTCAGATCGGGTCACACAGCAGCCATTGAAGGCCAAGCTGTATCTGGACCGAGTAAGAGACAAGCTGCTGGCAGGGCTGGAGTTCCAATATGGGGATATCATCATCAACCCGCTGGAAACAGATGCACGAACGCCTGGTAACGACCGAATTCTGATACGTGATGGAGAACAGGAGCAACGGATTTTGGAGCTGATGGAGCATAGCTCCTTTGCCAGAACAGACAGCGGATATTTTATGGAAGATGAAGATGCAGAGTATGATTTTTTGTACCATACGGTTCCGCAACTGGAAAAGCTGCTGGACGTCTATGCTACAGGTGCAGTCAAAGCAAAAATAAACAATACTCTGCCTACCCCAAGGATACGCGCGGAGTGGGATGAACGTACAGATTGGCTTGAATTTAAATTTGATATGGAGGGCATACCGGAACCGGAAATTCGCAAACTGCTCAAATCGTTAGAGGAAAAACAGAAATATCACCGTCTGCCGAATGGTGCCTTGCTGCCGCTGGAAACAGAGGAATACAAGGAATTGATTCGGTTCATGAATGAAACAGGTATCCGCAAAAGTGATCTGGATGCAGCCCAAATTCGTGTTCCCGTCACGCAAGGACTGTACTTAATTGATCCTCACGATCATGGGAAAAACCTGACTTTGGGTAAAACCTTTCGCCAGCTACTGGAAAATATACGCAACCCAGACCATCTCGACTTTCCAGTTCCAGACATGCTTGCCCCAATCTTAAGAGATTATCAGGTTTACGGCTTTCAATGGCTTAAGACATTGGCGCATTACCGTTTTGGGGGCATTTTGGCAGATGATATGGGGCTGGGTAAAACGCTGCAAAGTATCGCCTTTCTCGTCTCAGTATTGCCGGAAATCCGCAGCCAGCAGCTTCCAGCCATGATCGTGTCCCCTGCATCACTGGTGTACAACTGGCGGAATGAGCTGGAGAAGTTTGCTCCACATATCCGCGTTACTATCGCAGATGGCAGCCCGGAAGAACGCGGCCGGATCATACGGGATGCCGCCAGTTATGACGTCGTCATTACGTCCTACCCGCTGCTACGACGCGATGCAGATGTGTACAGCAAGCCATCGTTTCATACGCTCATTCTGGACGAGGCACAGGCTTTCAAAAATCATGCCACCCAGACGGCACAGGCTGTTAAGGATGTAAAAGCTCGTTACCGTTTTGCCCTGACAGGAACGCCAGTAGAAAATACGTTGGAAGAGCTGTGGTCCATCTTTGACGTTGTATTTCCTGCGTTATTTCCCGGCGGGAAAAGAGCGTTTCACAACCTGCCTCGAAATGTGATTGCCAAGCGGGTTCGTCCTTTTTTGCTGCGCCGTCTCAAGAGTGATGTCCTCAAGGAGCTGCCGGAAAAAATCGAATCCGTGCAGGTATCCCGGCTTCTGCCAGATCAGAAAAAGCTGTATACGGCCTATCTGGCCAAGCTCCAGCATGAAACGTTAAAGCATCTCAACGAGGAAGGATTTCAGAAAAATCGGATTAAAATTCTCGCAGGTCTAACCCGGCTTCGTCAGCTCTGCTGTCATCCTGGCTTGTTCATCGAAGGATATACGGGAAGCTCCGCCAAATTTGAACAGCTGTTGGAGATCATTACGGAATGTCTCAGCTCCGGGAAACGGATGCTCATTTTTTCACAGTTCACCACGATGCTTCAAATGATCGGACGCGAGCTTGCTCGAGAAGGAGTGTCCTACTTTTACCTGGATGGGCAGACTCCCGCTCTGGAACGAGTCGAACTGTGCAATCGCTTCAACGAAGGAGAACGCGAGCTGTTCTTGATTTCCCTAAAGGCAGGAGGTACTGGCCTGAACCTCACCGGCGCAGATACAGTCATACTGTATGATCTATGGTGGAATCCCGCTGTAGAGGAGCAGGCTACCAACCGTGCACACCGAATGGGCCAGAAAAAAGTCGTGCAGGTTATTCGTCTCGTCGCCCAAGGCACAGTAGAGGATAAAATGTATGAACTGCAACAAAAAAAGAAAAACATGATCGACCAGGTCATTCAGCCGGGGCAAGAAACCCTTTCGGCACTGACCGAGCTGGAGATTCGCGAACTGCTCATGATCTAG